In the Pseudanabaena sp. PCC 7367 genome, one interval contains:
- a CDS encoding NADP-dependent glyceraldehyde-3-phosphate dehydrogenase gives MQLADRVKLTFPKAADIPAEFDIPKPIDQKLYLINGELRYWEGAQEEAYSPIYVGGESGSSPKLIGKFPLLTEKESLEALDAAVKAYDKGRGIWPTMSVSDRIERVQDFAYRMEERRDEIVNLLMWEIGKSYKDSAKEFDRTIQYIGDTIDALKDLDRSSSRFVIEQGIIGQIRRSSLGVALCMGPSNYPLNETFTTFIPAIIMGNTVVFKPPRPGVMLYYPMLEAFRDSFPPGVINTIYGAGREVIPPLMPTGKVDILAFIGSSKVADSLKKQHPKSHRLRCALGLDAKNPGIILPSADLDLTVQECLLGTLSYNGQRCTALKMLFVHTQILDRFLEKFTKAVDGLKCGMPWEPDVKITPVPEGRAKYFLELIADAEKHGAQVINADGAQTSNTFFSPTVVYPVNSQMRLYREEQFGPVVPIVPFNDIETPIQYIADSQYGQQVSIFGQDIDLIAKLIDPLVNQVCRVNINSQCQRGPDSFPFNGRKDSAESTLSVSDALRTFSIRTIVATKEASANKAMVTKIVREHKSNFLSTDFIL, from the coding sequence ATGCAACTAGCAGACCGCGTAAAACTGACATTCCCGAAAGCTGCCGACATTCCGGCAGAATTTGACATCCCCAAGCCGATCGATCAAAAGCTATATCTGATCAACGGCGAACTCCGTTATTGGGAAGGTGCTCAGGAAGAAGCATATTCGCCCATTTATGTGGGTGGGGAAAGTGGCTCATCGCCCAAACTAATTGGTAAATTTCCACTCCTAACCGAGAAAGAATCCCTAGAAGCCCTGGATGCAGCAGTGAAAGCCTATGACAAGGGGCGTGGCATCTGGCCAACCATGTCGGTTAGCGATCGCATTGAGCGGGTGCAAGATTTCGCCTATCGGATGGAAGAGCGCCGCGATGAAATTGTCAATTTGTTGATGTGGGAAATTGGCAAATCTTATAAGGACTCAGCCAAAGAATTCGATCGCACCATTCAATACATTGGCGACACGATCGATGCCCTCAAGGATCTCGATCGCAGCTCATCGAGGTTTGTAATTGAGCAGGGGATTATTGGCCAAATTCGGCGATCGTCCCTGGGGGTGGCGTTGTGTATGGGGCCATCCAACTATCCCCTCAATGAAACCTTTACTACCTTCATTCCGGCGATCATCATGGGTAACACGGTCGTGTTTAAGCCACCCCGCCCCGGTGTGATGCTCTATTATCCAATGCTGGAAGCCTTCCGTGATTCCTTCCCGCCTGGCGTAATTAATACCATTTATGGCGCTGGCCGCGAAGTGATTCCGCCTTTGATGCCCACTGGTAAGGTGGATATTCTGGCCTTCATTGGCTCTAGTAAGGTGGCCGATTCCCTCAAAAAGCAACATCCCAAGTCCCACCGATTGCGTTGCGCCCTGGGTCTGGATGCCAAAAATCCTGGGATTATTTTGCCCTCGGCGGATCTGGACTTAACCGTTCAAGAATGCCTGCTCGGCACGCTTTCTTATAATGGCCAGCGTTGCACCGCTCTGAAGATGTTGTTTGTGCATACGCAAATTCTCGATCGCTTCCTGGAAAAGTTTACCAAGGCAGTTGATGGCCTCAAATGTGGGATGCCCTGGGAGCCAGATGTCAAAATTACGCCAGTGCCAGAGGGTAGGGCTAAATATTTCCTGGAGTTGATCGCTGATGCGGAAAAACATGGCGCTCAGGTAATCAACGCCGATGGAGCCCAAACTAGCAATACCTTCTTCTCGCCGACAGTGGTTTATCCGGTGAATAGTCAAATGCGTCTATATCGGGAAGAGCAATTTGGCCCCGTGGTGCCGATCGTGCCGTTTAATGACATCGAAACACCGATCCAATATATTGCTGACTCCCAGTATGGCCAGCAGGTGAGCATTTTTGGTCAGGACATTGATCTAATTGCCAAATTAATCGATCCGCTGGTGAATCAGGTTTGCCGCGTGAACATCAATAGCCAGTGCCAGCGGGGCCCCGACAGTTTCCCGTTCAATGGCCGCAAGGACTCGGCGGAAAGCACTCTTTCGGTATCTGATGCATTGCGTACCTTTTCGATCCGCACGATCGTGGCCACCAAGGAAGCAAGCGCCAATAAAGCAATGGTGACCAAGATTGTGCGTGAGCATAAGTCTAATTTCCTCTCGACTGACTTTATTCTCTAA
- a CDS encoding rhodanese-like domain-containing protein, whose protein sequence is MSYAEQPPAIPQIHVDQLADLIAAADPSLQLIDVREPDEIAIAHVAGFTFLPLSQFAEWSGQVAKKLDPNALTLVMCHHGMRSQQMCQWLARQGFSNVKNVIGGIDAYSIAVDRTIPRY, encoded by the coding sequence ATGAGTTACGCCGAACAACCACCAGCAATTCCCCAAATCCATGTTGATCAGCTAGCTGACTTGATCGCCGCAGCCGATCCCAGCCTGCAATTAATCGACGTGCGCGAACCAGATGAAATTGCGATCGCCCATGTGGCAGGGTTTACCTTCTTGCCGCTGAGCCAATTTGCCGAGTGGTCGGGGCAAGTAGCAAAGAAACTTGATCCCAATGCCCTCACCCTGGTGATGTGTCATCATGGGATGCGATCGCAACAAATGTGTCAATGGCTAGCGCGGCAGGGGTTTAGTAATGTCAAAAATGTGATCGGTGGGATTGATGCCTATTCGATCGCGGTCGATCGCACTATTCCCAGATACTAA
- a CDS encoding PP2C family protein-serine/threonine phosphatase codes for MKLSFAGDTDKGCVRAANQDSYYIDPEGRFFIVADGMGGHAGGEEASRIATDTIKAYLESSWNNGYTPEQLLREAVFKANQEILLDQTQNPMRGDMGTTVVVVAIDEKEQPWFCHIGDSRLYRLRGSKLDQISDDHTWIARAIQTGSVAIEEARTHPWRHMLLQCLGREDINLFQVQPVELQPGDRLLICSDGLTEELSDDRIAYRLKTIRSAQQAAASLIDEAKSRGGRDNITVVIIHSEMGED; via the coding sequence ATGAAATTAAGTTTTGCAGGTGATACTGATAAGGGCTGTGTGAGAGCGGCAAATCAGGATTCATATTACATCGACCCTGAGGGACGCTTTTTTATTGTTGCTGATGGTATGGGTGGTCATGCTGGGGGCGAAGAAGCCAGCCGGATTGCCACGGATACGATCAAAGCCTATCTAGAATCATCCTGGAATAACGGCTACACCCCTGAGCAACTCCTACGTGAGGCGGTTTTTAAGGCGAATCAAGAAATTCTGCTTGATCAAACCCAAAACCCGATGCGTGGGGATATGGGCACAACCGTAGTGGTGGTGGCGATCGACGAAAAAGAGCAACCCTGGTTCTGTCATATTGGTGACTCGCGGCTCTATCGGCTGCGGGGCTCGAAACTAGATCAAATCAGCGATGACCATACCTGGATTGCCAGAGCGATCCAAACCGGTTCGGTGGCAATCGAGGAGGCACGTACCCATCCCTGGCGGCATATGTTGCTGCAATGCTTGGGTCGAGAAGATATAAATTTATTTCAAGTGCAGCCGGTAGAATTGCAACCGGGCGATCGCCTGCTGATTTGCAGTGATGGCCTGACCGAGGAATTAAGTGACGATCGGATTGCCTATCGACTCAAAACAATTCGATCGGCGCAACAAGCTGCTGCCTCATTGATCGACGAGGCCAAGTCGCGTGGTGGCCGCGATAATATTACGGTGGTGATTATTCATTCGGAAATGGGTGAAGACTAA
- a CDS encoding ABC1 kinase family protein: MPVAIVSVNSEPRYRWSRENYSELARTIDIWRMVLTFIYFIWLDGKKWSYVGGKTEAKVKKRTRNRAIWLREALLQLGPTFIKVGQLLSTRADILPSESVEELSKLQDKVPAFSYEKARKIIEKELGKPIGKLFAYFDRVPMAAASLGQVHKASLFSGEEVVVKVQRPGLLKLFAIDLAILKKIAQYFQNHPKYGKNRDWVGIYEECRRILYEEADYLNEGRNADTFRRNFRHVGSIIVPRIYWRYASRRVLTLEYLPGIKISNYDALEAANIDRSSIAKIGAQSYLEQLLNHGFFHADPHPGNLAVTSSGQLIFYDFGMMGQIQSITRTKLMRTFFGVAKKDANEVVNSLVELGALKITGDPGPIRRSVQYMLDNFMGDQNGENSRNGSSTTTLESSSIAEISDDLYDIAYDQPFRFPATFTFVMRALSTLEGLGKGLDPNFDFMAVAKPFALELMENGSSRDSGSLPSVIFGELGKQAAAASNSALSLPRKIEDTIEKLERGDIRLRVRSQESDRMLRRIGNVAIGGIFAFLSATFTLSATILLVNSWYWLAAGSMLLALCFLIIVLRLIARLDRIERMF, from the coding sequence TTGCCTGTGGCTATTGTGTCCGTGAACTCCGAACCCCGTTACCGTTGGAGTCGGGAAAATTATTCCGAGCTAGCGCGCACCATTGATATTTGGCGCATGGTTTTGACCTTCATTTATTTCATCTGGCTGGATGGCAAGAAATGGAGTTATGTGGGTGGTAAAACCGAGGCCAAGGTCAAAAAACGTACCCGCAATCGGGCGATTTGGCTGCGTGAAGCACTATTACAACTGGGGCCAACTTTTATTAAGGTCGGTCAGCTTTTGTCTACCAGGGCAGATATATTGCCATCTGAGTCGGTCGAGGAATTATCTAAGCTGCAGGACAAAGTGCCAGCCTTCAGCTACGAGAAAGCCAGAAAAATTATTGAAAAAGAACTGGGTAAGCCGATCGGTAAGTTGTTTGCCTATTTCGATCGCGTGCCAATGGCGGCAGCCAGTCTGGGGCAGGTGCATAAAGCTAGCCTGTTTTCTGGTGAAGAAGTGGTGGTGAAGGTACAACGCCCCGGCCTCTTGAAGTTATTTGCGATCGACCTGGCGATTCTCAAGAAAATTGCCCAGTATTTCCAAAATCATCCTAAGTATGGCAAAAACCGCGATTGGGTGGGTATTTATGAAGAATGCCGCCGCATCCTCTATGAAGAGGCCGATTACCTCAATGAAGGTCGTAATGCAGACACCTTTCGGCGCAATTTCCGCCATGTAGGCAGCATTATTGTGCCCCGGATCTATTGGCGTTATGCCTCCCGCCGCGTGCTGACCTTGGAATATTTGCCAGGAATTAAAATTAGCAATTATGATGCGCTAGAGGCTGCGAATATCGATCGCTCTAGTATTGCTAAAATCGGCGCTCAGTCGTATCTGGAGCAATTGCTCAATCATGGCTTCTTCCATGCCGATCCCCACCCTGGCAATCTGGCCGTCACCAGCAGTGGCCAATTGATTTTCTATGACTTTGGTATGATGGGACAAATTCAGTCCATCACCAGAACCAAGTTGATGCGCACTTTCTTTGGGGTTGCCAAAAAAGACGCTAATGAGGTGGTCAATTCCCTGGTGGAACTGGGAGCATTGAAAATTACGGGTGATCCTGGCCCGATCCGGCGATCGGTGCAGTATATGCTCGATAATTTCATGGGTGACCAGAATGGTGAAAATAGCCGAAATGGCAGCAGCACAACCACCCTCGAAAGTAGTTCGATCGCTGAAATTAGTGATGACCTATACGACATCGCCTACGATCAACCCTTTCGCTTTCCCGCCACATTTACCTTTGTGATGCGGGCACTTTCCACCCTCGAAGGGCTGGGTAAAGGATTAGATCCAAATTTTGATTTTATGGCAGTGGCCAAACCATTTGCGCTAGAACTTATGGAAAACGGTAGCTCAAGAGATTCTGGTAGTTTGCCCTCAGTGATTTTTGGGGAGTTGGGCAAGCAAGCGGCGGCAGCAAGTAACTCAGCGTTGAGTTTACCTCGTAAAATAGAGGATACAATTGAGAAACTAGAGCGCGGTGATATTCGCCTGCGGGTGCGATCGCAAGAGAGCGATCGGATGCTGCGCCGGATTGGCAATGTGGCGATCGGTGGTATATTTGCATTCTTAAGCGCAACCTTCACCCTATCGGCTACAATTTTGCTAGTTAATAGTTGGTATTGGCTGGCAGCAGGATCAATGTTGCTGGCGCTGTGCTTTTTGATCATTGTGCTGAGATTGATCGCCCGGCTCGATCGGATTGAGCGCATGTTTTAA
- a CDS encoding Calx-beta domain-containing protein: protein MADQNQISLTTQLPITNDRDLVAALPSPVAAISAPTFDIDFEGITSNESGFIPPDPNVAVGSNHVVGIVNSNLDIYAKDGTRDAGSPQTLFDFFPAGVRIPAGNSPGEPFDPKIIFDQFNDRFVAVASQLSGLDTGETSDDQSRILVGVSETDDPTGNWNFGFIDSAIDINGIDSWADFPGLAIDEEAVYITSNQFGFGAGNDIFQGSRLWIVPKGDGGGGIYDGGALNPSEAFDPSTEAGITQQFTLQPAHIFGNTPGDVGTFLVSSEVTNATDRLSVIRIDNPLSITPVFTGQFVDLGGDIHDNTIPFPDAPQLGGGTDIDTGDDRILQAVWRNSSLYAVNTIVPTAGVDVGEATAHWYQIDTTTLDSLLIQDQGDIGGLLLPANTSTFYPSIAVDNLNNLGFGFSASGPNIFPGAFYTARATTDPAGTVLDTVTLRAGLGNYESLDINNDNRWGDYSGIALDPSSNSFWIFNQYSQDPALDADPPSPTTTDDWLTVFGSFAVEDLPDLTATKTDSADPITAGAPLTYDITVTNNGGLVATNIELTDTLPDGFVVNTITNLDGGGFIVDSQVGQVITFTSGTLMPSQSSILRIEGTAPITEGIVNNTVVLDPNDLIAEGDEDNNTIVETTEILPPPAFSIDDVEVVEDDAGTVNAEFTVSLSFDPLNPVTVDVATADNTATLGDADYVQVPTMQLTFNPGDPLTQTVTVVVNGDGTIEDNETFFVDLSNVSANATIDDAQGIGTIINDDGPTFSVDDVAVLEGDVGTADLMFTVSISENPAAAATVDVATADGTALVGLGDYNALATQLTFNPGDPLMQTVTVIVNGDEATEPNETLFLELSNATNASIFDDQGVGTITNDDFPELSINNVSVIEGDDGTTAATFMITLSENTPMVVEADIAVNDGTATIADNDYNPLAVNKVIFNPGAPLVQTITVQVNGDTAVEPDETFTVDLSNPVNVVLNDDSGLGTILDDDAVIPPPPTLPNLSIDNVSVTEGDDGTTDATFTVSLDAAAADTVTVDFATADDTATSSDNDYATNAGMLTFVPGDLTEEITVQVNGDTTVEPDETFLVNLSNAMNAAIADGSGTGTIVNDDEEVAPPEPAGITVELLTAALTNEAGGRARFSVVLDSQPTANVIIAIASDDTSEGNVSPTNLIFTPTNFNQPQTVTVTGVDDDIVDGNIFYSVLTAPAVSADNRYNGLNADDIELTNIDNDFSSDIDEPVDMNPTPTPSPINFVQIFGTPFNDTIVGSINNDSIAALSGEDVVAGLSGADSLKGEDGNDSLNGNQGNDTIFGGNDNDTIYGGRDSDTLFGNLGRDVLNGNLGDDVVRGGKGNDTVRGGKDNDFLFGDLGSDFLLGDLGNDVLRGVADPFDFLNTIDLDERDTLVGGQGFDTFILGDETRAFYDDQNNTNPGVDSYATLLDFNINEDTIVLNAFREYLVLDTPSGFPPGAAIYIRDGFGNLSANNELIAVLENVDPSTGIESRFVFV, encoded by the coding sequence ATGGCTGACCAAAACCAAATTTCGTTGACGACACAACTACCTATTACAAACGATCGAGACCTGGTAGCTGCTTTACCATCACCTGTAGCGGCGATCAGCGCCCCGACCTTTGATATTGACTTCGAGGGCATCACCAGTAACGAATCTGGATTCATCCCGCCCGATCCGAATGTGGCTGTGGGGTCCAACCATGTGGTGGGGATCGTTAATTCCAATCTGGATATCTATGCTAAAGACGGCACCAGGGATGCTGGCTCGCCCCAAACCCTTTTTGACTTTTTCCCTGCTGGGGTGAGAATACCTGCTGGTAATAGTCCCGGTGAACCCTTTGACCCCAAAATTATTTTCGACCAGTTCAACGATCGCTTTGTGGCGGTGGCTTCACAACTTTCTGGCTTAGATACTGGCGAAACGTCTGATGATCAATCCCGGATTCTGGTGGGTGTTTCGGAAACGGATGATCCCACTGGTAACTGGAATTTTGGTTTTATTGACTCAGCGATCGATATTAACGGTATCGACAGTTGGGCGGATTTTCCTGGGCTGGCGATCGACGAAGAAGCTGTTTATATTACCTCTAATCAGTTTGGCTTTGGTGCGGGGAATGACATCTTTCAGGGATCGCGGCTGTGGATTGTGCCCAAGGGCGATGGCGGCGGCGGTATTTATGATGGCGGTGCACTTAATCCCAGTGAAGCGTTTGATCCTTCGACCGAGGCAGGCATTACGCAGCAGTTCACGCTGCAACCAGCGCATATTTTTGGCAATACCCCTGGTGATGTGGGTACATTCCTGGTTAGCTCGGAGGTCACCAATGCCACCGATCGCCTCAGTGTAATTCGGATCGACAACCCCTTATCAATTACCCCCGTTTTCACTGGTCAATTTGTGGATCTGGGTGGGGATATTCATGACAATACAATTCCGTTTCCGGATGCGCCGCAGCTAGGCGGGGGCACTGACATTGATACGGGCGACGATCGCATTTTGCAAGCAGTATGGCGCAATAGTAGCCTCTATGCCGTGAATACGATTGTGCCTACGGCTGGAGTTGATGTTGGCGAGGCAACCGCCCATTGGTATCAGATTGATACTACGACGCTGGACTCATTACTAATCCAGGATCAAGGTGACATTGGTGGACTTTTGCTACCCGCGAATACCAGCACTTTCTATCCATCGATCGCCGTAGACAACCTCAATAATCTGGGTTTTGGCTTTTCGGCCTCTGGGCCTAATATTTTCCCTGGTGCTTTTTACACGGCCAGAGCTACTACTGATCCGGCCGGCACAGTTCTGGATACAGTTACTTTACGGGCAGGGCTAGGCAACTATGAATCCCTGGATATCAATAATGACAATCGCTGGGGGGATTATTCTGGCATTGCCCTAGATCCCAGCAGCAACTCCTTCTGGATTTTTAATCAATATTCCCAAGATCCCGCCCTTGATGCCGATCCACCCAGCCCAACGACTACTGATGATTGGCTAACTGTATTTGGCAGCTTTGCGGTAGAAGATCTGCCAGATTTGACCGCCACCAAGACCGATAGCGCCGATCCAATTACTGCCGGTGCGCCACTGACCTATGACATTACTGTCACCAATAATGGTGGTTTGGTGGCCACCAACATTGAACTCACCGATACCTTGCCGGATGGGTTTGTGGTCAATACGATCACCAATTTGGATGGTGGTGGCTTTATAGTAGATAGTCAGGTTGGGCAGGTAATTACCTTTACCAGTGGCACTTTGATGCCTAGCCAAAGTAGTATTCTGCGGATCGAAGGCACTGCACCAATCACTGAAGGGATTGTCAATAATACGGTGGTGCTTGATCCCAATGACCTGATCGCGGAAGGGGACGAGGATAACAATACGATCGTTGAAACCACCGAGATCCTGCCGCCCCCGGCCTTTTCGATCGATGATGTAGAAGTGGTTGAAGACGATGCGGGTACGGTGAATGCCGAATTTACGGTCAGTCTGTCCTTTGATCCCCTTAATCCGGTTACGGTGGATGTGGCAACTGCTGATAATACTGCCACCCTGGGCGATGCTGACTATGTCCAGGTGCCCACCATGCAGCTTACCTTTAATCCCGGCGATCCACTTACCCAAACTGTCACCGTAGTCGTGAATGGCGACGGGACGATCGAGGATAATGAAACCTTCTTTGTCGATCTAAGCAATGTCAGTGCCAATGCCACGATCGATGATGCTCAGGGGATTGGCACGATTATTAATGACGATGGCCCCACCTTCAGTGTTGATGATGTGGCAGTGCTGGAAGGGGATGTAGGTACTGCTGACTTGATGTTTACGGTGAGCATATCTGAAAATCCCGCTGCTGCTGCCACTGTGGATGTCGCCACCGCTGATGGTACCGCACTGGTGGGGTTGGGCGACTACAACGCTCTGGCCACGCAGCTTACCTTCAATCCCGGCGATCCGTTGATGCAGACCGTCACGGTGATCGTCAATGGCGATGAAGCCACAGAACCGAATGAAACCCTTTTCCTGGAACTGAGCAATGCCACCAACGCTAGTATCTTTGACGATCAGGGAGTTGGCACAATCACCAATGATGATTTTCCAGAACTGAGTATTAACAATGTCTCAGTAATTGAAGGCGATGATGGCACGACCGCGGCTACCTTCATGATCACCCTATCGGAAAATACACCGATGGTGGTTGAGGCTGATATTGCCGTGAATGATGGCACCGCCACGATCGCTGATAACGATTACAACCCACTGGCGGTTAATAAGGTGATCTTTAATCCCGGTGCGCCTTTGGTACAAACGATCACAGTTCAGGTCAATGGTGATACGGCGGTAGAACCCGATGAAACCTTCACGGTGGATTTGAGTAATCCAGTTAATGTGGTGCTGAATGATGACAGTGGCCTGGGCACAATCCTGGATGATGATGCAGTGATTCCGCCGCCACCTACCTTGCCCAATCTCAGCATTGACAATGTCAGTGTGACGGAAGGGGATGATGGCACTACGGATGCCACCTTTACGGTCAGTTTGGATGCGGCTGCGGCAGATACTGTGACGGTGGATTTTGCCACCGCTGATGATACGGCCACCAGCTCCGACAATGATTATGCTACCAACGCGGGTATGTTGACCTTTGTGCCTGGCGATCTGACTGAGGAGATTACTGTGCAGGTCAATGGTGATACTACCGTAGAACCCGACGAGACCTTCCTGGTCAATCTCAGTAATGCCATGAATGCGGCGATCGCTGATGGTAGTGGCACTGGCACGATCGTCAATGACGATGAAGAAGTCGCACCGCCAGAACCGGCTGGGATTACAGTTGAATTGCTAACCGCTGCCCTGACTAATGAAGCTGGAGGGAGAGCCAGATTTTCAGTCGTCCTGGATAGCCAACCAACTGCTAATGTAATTATTGCGATCGCCAGCGATGATACCTCCGAAGGTAATGTCTCACCCACCAATTTAATCTTTACGCCCACCAATTTTAATCAGCCCCAAACTGTGACAGTGACAGGCGTAGATGATGATATAGTTGACGGCAATATTTTTTATTCTGTGCTGACAGCCCCAGCCGTGAGCGCTGATAACAGATATAACGGCCTAAACGCAGACGACATTGAGCTAACCAATATCGATAATGACTTTAGTAGTGATATAGATGAGCCAGTAGATATGAACCCAACTCCAACGCCTTCCCCAATCAACTTTGTGCAAATTTTTGGTACTCCTTTTAATGACACGATCGTCGGTAGTATTAATAACGACTCGATCGCAGCTCTGTCCGGTGAGGACGTAGTTGCTGGACTATCCGGTGCTGATTCGCTCAAAGGTGAAGACGGTAACGACTCCTTGAACGGCAACCAGGGCAATGACACGATCTTTGGTGGCAACGACAATGACACGATCTATGGTGGCCGTGACAGCGATACGCTGTTTGGCAATCTAGGGCGCGATGTGCTCAATGGCAACCTGGGTGATGATGTTGTGCGCGGCGGCAAGGGCAATGACACGGTACGCGGTGGCAAAGATAATGACTTTTTGTTTGGCGATCTTGGTAGCGACTTCCTGCTAGGCGATCTTGGTAATGATGTGCTGCGCGGCGTGGCCGATCCCTTTGACTTCCTCAACACGATCGACCTAGACGAACGCGATACCCTGGTGGGTGGTCAGGGCTTTGATACGTTTATTCTGGGTGATGAAACCCGCGCTTTCTATGATGATCAAAACAACACCAACCCTGGGGTTGATTCCTATGCTACGCTGCTGGACTTCAATATCAATGAAGATACGATCGTCCTGAATGCATTCCGTGAGTATTTGGTGCTGGATACGCCTTCTGGTTTCCCACCGGGCGCAGCGATTTATATCCGTGATGGTTTTGGTAATCTGAGTGCCAACAATGAGTTAATTGCAGTGTTGGAAAATGTCGATCCATCGACGGGGATTGAATCCAGGTTTGTATTTGTCTAG